In a single window of the Flavobacterium sp. W4I14 genome:
- a CDS encoding hypothetical protein (product_source=Hypo-rule applied; cleavage_site_network=SignalP-noTM; superfamily=51445), which produces MKKMNYKILISQALLALMGVMGFACKKNVDEETAKVEGTLVKPKYNRSAVFRNPLNGWVMYGSGSGNESYWDTEYYVPDLGKRVKAIDYASACYIRTSWATFNPSNGVYAWRNPGSALYKMIKGAESRGLPIAFRIVVDGRDQGLNTPQFVFDAGAKYYLEDSKFPSRRTPYPQDPVFQQYYAKFIEELAKDFNDPVRTSFIDAYGLGKWGEAHNVIYEDPNTSTGANTEALKEQVFDWVTNLYTKNFDKVPMVINYHRLIGHPASWGAANANSDKLLVKSINKGYILRQDAFGMSDYYQSWEKNFAKTWSFKCPVIMEGGWITTGTHRYWTDPNGKYREDHPEDVRQGEFDASADAAVNMMDFRVGELESWFTKAFNLTQRFVSEGGYRLYPDQVYLPEKLVSGSETTITHRWRNMGWGYFPNNIKQWNFKYKVAFALLDGNNNVKKVFVDSKAEPSTWLKNNPATYEFKLNAGVPAGTYTWAVAIVDTTKENQPGIKIAVNGDLTSTGWLRLMDVAVQ; this is translated from the coding sequence ATGAAAAAAATGAATTATAAAATACTGATTTCACAAGCGTTATTAGCCCTGATGGGTGTTATGGGCTTTGCCTGTAAAAAAAATGTGGATGAAGAAACGGCTAAGGTCGAAGGTACTTTGGTTAAACCTAAGTACAACAGGAGTGCTGTATTTCGCAACCCGCTTAACGGTTGGGTAATGTACGGCTCGGGTTCGGGTAACGAATCTTATTGGGATACCGAATATTATGTCCCCGATTTAGGAAAAAGAGTAAAGGCGATAGATTATGCTTCTGCCTGTTATATCCGAACCAGCTGGGCAACGTTCAACCCGTCTAATGGCGTTTATGCATGGCGAAATCCAGGTTCAGCACTTTATAAAATGATTAAAGGTGCAGAAAGCAGGGGCTTGCCAATTGCTTTCAGGATCGTTGTGGATGGCCGCGACCAGGGTTTAAATACCCCGCAGTTTGTATTCGATGCCGGAGCGAAGTATTACCTGGAAGATAGTAAATTTCCCAGCCGCCGTACGCCTTATCCTCAGGATCCGGTTTTCCAGCAATATTATGCCAAATTTATTGAAGAACTGGCCAAGGATTTCAACGACCCTGTTCGCACTTCTTTTATCGATGCCTATGGCTTGGGTAAATGGGGCGAGGCACACAATGTAATCTATGAAGATCCCAATACCTCAACAGGCGCAAATACCGAAGCGCTTAAGGAACAGGTTTTTGACTGGGTAACCAACCTTTATACTAAGAATTTCGATAAAGTGCCGATGGTAATCAACTATCACCGCTTAATCGGTCACCCGGCAAGTTGGGGCGCAGCCAATGCAAACAGCGATAAACTTTTAGTGAAATCGATTAACAAAGGTTACATTTTAAGACAGGATGCTTTCGGCATGAGCGATTACTACCAAAGCTGGGAAAAAAACTTTGCCAAAACATGGAGTTTTAAATGTCCGGTTATTATGGAAGGCGGCTGGATTACGACAGGCACTCACCGCTACTGGACCGATCCGAATGGTAAATACAGGGAAGATCATCCTGAAGATGTGCGCCAGGGCGAATTTGATGCCTCGGCAGACGCAGCAGTGAACATGATGGATTTCCGTGTTGGAGAACTTGAAAGCTGGTTTACTAAAGCATTTAACTTAACACAGCGTTTTGTTTCTGAAGGTGGCTACCGTTTATATCCGGATCAGGTGTACCTGCCAGAGAAATTGGTCAGTGGAAGCGAAACCACCATTACACACCGTTGGAGAAACATGGGTTGGGGTTACTTTCCAAACAATATTAAGCAATGGAACTTTAAATATAAAGTGGCTTTTGCACTCCTTGATGGTAATAATAACGTGAAGAAAGTTTTTGTTGATAGCAAAGCCGAACCATCAACCTGGTTAAAAAATAACCCTGCTACATACGAATTTAAGCTAAACGCAGGTGTACCCGCAGGAACTTATACCTGGGCGGTAGCGATTGTTGATACCACAAAAGAAAATCAACCGGGGATAAAAATTGCCGTAAATGGCGATTTAACTTCCACAGGGTGGCTCAGGCTGATGGATGTAGCCGTTCAATAA